TAACCGAACAATATGCAGAATTCACATATTTGGAATCCTCTAAAATTGAAGGGAAAACATAAGAATGCATAAACAATCATGCTGCAAATTGATTAACAAAAACAGAAGCCCTTTCTACACTACAATTATATGCAATTATGTTCTTGAGATCATGGGTGAAAATGTTTGATTAtggagagaaaaattttatgAACAAGTACTACTATGTGGGTCTAAAAGCCTTTGGATTTTGGTAATTCCAATACCATCCATATTAACATGATGAAACCACGTACCAAAATGTACCCACCATGACCCATTTCCAGCTTTAAAttgcagaaaaaaaaaaaaaaaaaaaaaaaaaaaagaatacataCCTGTTCTTGAAGATCTGGAACAGAGTTGATTGTTGAATCAATGCTTAGGTCACACATAAGTTCATCAAAGTTACTCGGTGAAGAGTTCACCTTAGATCCCATTGAATTAATCAAGTTTCCATCAAACCCCTTATTAGTATTAGGGTCTTTGATGAGTGACTGAGCATCATGTTTGAAACTGTACAACTTCGATGCAATACTTTTAGAGCTCTGTGAAACTGGACTTCCTTTTGAGTTTTCCTCGATAATTCCTAGAACAGATGGTCGGTGCTTTGTTCGTAATTCTTCTAATCTGGCTTCAGTAACAGTGAGAAAACCCATGCAAGCAGTTAAAACAAGTTGGCTACTATCAAAAGTTGATCCGGTGAGAGATTGCAACAAGGTAACAGCATCCCCAGCATCTTCTGTTGTAGCTAGGGCAGGACCTACAAATAAATTGTTTTCATACCCCCAGCTATTGATCCTTATCAGAGAAAGTAATCTTCAATATTTAAGTGTAACAAAGTGCAagttatttatttcaattaccATATAGCTCCATCAAGGCGAGCGCAGTTCGAAACAACATAACACGGTTACCTTCAAACAAAAGTACATCCCAAACTCGTAGAACTGGTGCAGTAAACAGAAGGTGGTCAAAAATCAATAGGAAAATTTGTCTAGAATAATCCGACTTATTGTTCATCTGCTATGAATAATCCTTacaattgattatttctaaataatccaacctttgtatattatttgttgaCAGCACCCCTTTTTACATTTTAACCGACCATTTTAGGCACTTACCACCCAAGAGGAGTAAAAGTAGAACAACGAAAAAACATAAGGGGAAAGAAGAAGTGAGTGTAACAACTACTAGGTACCTACATTAACCGATTAAAATGTGGAAAGGGGTGTtgtcagcaaataatatacaaagattggattatttagTTATTCACAGCAAATGGGCAATTGGTGGGATTATTCTGGACAATttttccaaaatcatattatgCAAGGAAATACATCTAAGATGCAAGAAATCAGGACAAATTTTAGTTTTGCAGGGCAAGAGAAATGGGTAAAGGTCTAACCACTCTCCCAAGGAAGCATATTCACAAAAATAGAGAGAAACCAAGATCCAGATATCCATGCAACCTCAACTCCTAAGTAATCAAGGTGGTTAACTGCACTTCAAGAACAGTAACTAAATCAGCAATTGAAAATTTTGACCAAATATCTTTTATATGCCGATGCATGTAAAAAagacaataacattaacaagaTACAAACCTAGCTTAGGAAATCTTTCCCTCATCAACTCGTCAAAAACAAGTTGGTCCACCTGTTGAAGCATCACACTTAGtgctataaaaaaatcaaacaaaaaattgcAATAAGGATCATCGGTTCCAAAATGTTTATGGACTTAGGATATTGGCTCATAcaaagatttttaattttaagagtTGATAGAATATGGCTTGCTCAGTTTCAATTTTCGAAACATCAAACACATAGATGATGCTGTTTTGCGCACATGTTTGTACAATGCAACTTGCTAACATTACCCAGACTCAAAAATGTTGAACTCATGTAAAGTGTTAATGACAAGTAAATCCAATTTTACCAAGACTTTCTGTTGATTTAAAGGATCAAACTAGTATAGTACAACAGTATGATTGGGTTAACGTGGGTATATCAAAGTAGGCGACGGATCAAATTTAGATagcttgaaggaaaaattacctagaataatccaacctattcatgattttcctataataatcccacctattgattaaccatgaataatcccaactttaagaggtatttccctagagtaaacccggtaaccggataacttgctataacaagttttattttttatttaaaaaaagataaattataataaaatgtcgaaaaaatgttaaaaaaatattccaaaaaaaatttatgatttgtttttattatttagaattttttatgtaaattttcaaaaattttctctaattttaaattaatttccaatttactttttttggtgaattacctactatagcaggtcatcggatTACCCAAGTTTaatctaggcaaatacccctaaagttgggattattcatagttaatcaataggtgggattattgtaggaaaatcatgaaaaggttggattattctatgtAATTTTTCCTAGCTTGAAATGATTGCAAGCAAGTACAGTACCTGAGACTCTATCATCTCATGCGTATAACATCCATTGAAGCAGTCATCAATTACACCTACTAGACTCCTGGGGATAAACATAAGTCTTCAATAAAGTATCCAAGAATCAATCTCCAATGAAAACACATCAAGCAGCAATGATTCTCAATGCATATGTAGTTATCTACTCGTTTATACCTAATTAAACATAAAGGAACTGCTCTTTTATTATTAGAGTAAACAGTAGTTATTTGAAAAAGAATCAAAAGACATTAATGCAAGCCACCAATCTGTTAAAGAAGGGCCAACAAATTCCATTTCCTCACTTTCAgctaattttgtttatttttaattttatgaataaAAGTCTACAACCAGCAGAAATTTTTATCATGGGATTAACACATCATTTCTCTTTGAAGTTTAAACacagaaaataaaacaaatagtcTTTAAAACATTCGTGAAAAGGCTTGGTATTTTTAAGCCACAAGTAGTGTCTTTGAACATGCTTTATCATTTTGTCAGGATGCCTGACATATTTGAATTTCGAATAGTAGATACCAGGATACTCGATGTACAATTTCTTGAATCTCTTAAAAAACATGTTATACATGTTATACATGAGGTAATCAATTATTAGTTTCAACAAATGCAATCACCAAATTGATTCTGAAACATACCAAAAAGCATTCTCTTCAGGCATCAAAAGTAATAATAAGCCGGCAAAGAAATTCATGGCCTGCATAAgacaaaataatagtaaaaaagaGAACCCAAAATTCGAACAAATAATGTGGAACTCAGCAGCAGCAAATGACAAGGTTGCAAAATAGCCATCCACCAAATTGGCAGTCATTCATGCCGAATACTTCTAGCTAATTAGTAATTGTAGACACAGAACAATGCACATATAAATGTTTATCCTAGCACATCtatattaagctttttttttacaaaaacaaTGCCAGGGTCGGCAACCACCTACAGAAGGATAAAGCTGTTTATTGTGGTGATTACCTGACAATATCCAACTGACGGATTATGGCGAGCATATGCTGTAAGTATCCGACGCAGGGAATTTCTGCCTTCTTCATCCAATGCAGGATGACCTGGAAATGTCCTAGGCAAATCCTGGAAAGTGAACACAAGATTCAGCTTAGGAAAGAAATCCAAACCATTATCCAAAGTTGAAAGCAGGAGCACCTACAACTTGTAAGATTGAATGACATAAGTCCAAGGCCCATGCATCTAATGACCTTCTCAATCTGCTTCTTCCATATTTCAGAAGCATTTGCAGTAGAAGAATCACTTGCATCCATTTCTGAAGACAGCAATTTCTGGTAGTAACTCTCTACTCTTCGCCCTTGCACACCCAAAAAAGCTTGCCAAACCTGCAAAATTCATTACTGGAAATTTACAGGCAAATTTTTCAACccatgttttttaaaaaaaaaactttgaaattgtaattaaaataaagcaaaagtaaTGTAAACTAATATTAAGGGACCCCATGTCAAGTTTTTTTGCATGCCCTTGTCACAAGCATAATGTAGATGTTACAACTTAAATACCTCTCCCCTGAGAGACTTGGGCACACCCCCTTGGACAAGCGACTCCAGTTCTGCTTTCCAAGGAAAGAAAGATTCATCAATATCATCCAAACTCTTTTCCTTGTCTCTTTCAATTTCATGTATCTCCTCATCAATGCATGGCAAATGCTTTTGTATTGAGGAAACATGGTCATCATCATTAACAGCTAAAAATGCTCTATTCTTGATACGGGCACACATCATTTTCTGAATGGAATCCAGATTTGGTCTAATTGGACCCCAAGTTCTAATCTCTTTACGCTTTGTTTCTTGCATTTCTTCAGCTTTGCTACTGTCGGACAGCAATTTCTGTTCATTAAATTCATGCCCTAGGAGTTTATCTGGTACAGCTTCTGCTTCTGTGTTTTCACTCAAAGTTTCTGCTTCTTCTTCTGATGTTTCCAAGCTCTCTGCAATAAGTTTAGAAGGCTCGGCAGATTCTGAAAACTGTTCAAGAAAGTTCCTCCACTTTTTCGATCTCTCTTCCTCCTCTTCCTGAATATAAATGCCCCTTTAGACTAAATTAAAATCCATCAAAATTTCTTTTAACTGAAAGAAGACTTGTGCACTATACAACCAGAAATAATAACCATAGTACAAAAACAAGGCTGCATCAATGTATCGCGACTATATCATAAAGATTTTTGAGTTTACTCAGACAGAAATATATGCCGCATTGACTGCAAAATCTATTTTGGGGACACGACCATGACCAAAATTCGTATAAAACAGTCAACAAGGTTCAatttgggttgattttttggGTAGGTTCAATCAAGTATGATTGCTCTGGTGCAATATAAAAGTTCCAACACTGTCCTTTTCCCCTCTTAATTACATTGTTTAACACATTTATCGGTGTTAATATACtctttgattaaaattttataaattttaaccatgGACACATCTACAAGAATGCAAAATGTTTTCCTGAGTGATCTAAATCAAATTGAAccgaaagaaaaatgaaaatgtgaGAGACATTAATGTATTGAACTGAAATAAACTAAATTGCACTAAAAATAAGTCATACACAGCACGCCCTAAACTTGAATATTGCGCTGAAATGAAATTATTGAGAGATGAGTGTCAGAGTGTGGAACCCAACCAAACCATGAAATACTAAGGAGTGTTTAGCGTAAGCTTTTTAGGTTCGAGTAAGAAAGTCATCCATTACTTCGTGTCTTTTACAAGATTGGGTTAACCAATCCTTTTTATAAGGATACTGGATTCAACCGAATTGTTACAACTCATTTCTCATTAAAAACGAATTGCTTTTCATTGGTGCTCTCTTTCTTACGCACCCCTCATATCTTtttataccaaaaaaaaaaaattaataataataacactaaatactatccTTTATTTCTCTTTATGCATTCCCTTTCTGTTACATTTCCATTTGTCATAGCAAACAACCCCTAAAACTGAACTAAATACTAAACTTAATAGCTCTAGATTGAAGAAAATTCACCACCaatttacaaaacaaactaTAATCACACCTTTCATTCTCAAAATAAGATAGCAAATGATATTCATATAAGAAGCTAAAAATATAGAACTATCAAACCTTAATATACCAATCAACGCATGATTTGATGATAAATTCTCAACTGAATTTCATTTCAAGAATCAAGTAATGTAATTAACACTTATGCAAAGTATTTAGGGCTACATATACGATAATCAGAAACATTATACAATTGTTCAAGAACTGCATTGATGAATTGAATCATGAACAGAAATATACAAAAATGTAGCGAAATCAGGTCATTAGTGAAAATCCACAACAAGAATCATCATACAAATCgaaaatgataataattttaAGAATCAGTAACAGGTAGAAGAAATTAGTGAATT
The Amaranthus tricolor cultivar Red isolate AtriRed21 chromosome 11, ASM2621246v1, whole genome shotgun sequence DNA segment above includes these coding regions:
- the LOC130827666 gene encoding uncharacterized protein LOC130827666 isoform X2, giving the protein MQVILLLQMLLKYGRSRLRRSLDAWALDLCHSILQVDLPRTFPGHPALDEEGRNSLRRILTAYARHNPSVGYCQAMNFFAGLLLLLMPEENAFWSLVGVIDDCFNGCYTHEMIESQVDQLVFDELMRERFPKLVNHLDYLGVEVAWISGSWFLSIFVNMLPWESVLRVWDVLLFEGNRVMLFRTALALMELYGPALATTEDAGDAVTLLQSLTGSTFDSSQLVLTACMGFLTVTEARLEELRTKHRPSVLGIIEENSKGSPVSQSSKSIASKLYSFKHDAQSLIKDPNTNKGFDGNLINSMGSKVNSSPSNFDELMCDLSIDSTINSVPDLQEQVAWLKVELCQLMEDKRLATLRAEELETAFLEMVKQDNRLELSAKVEQLEQEVALLQQALSDKQEQERAMLQVLLRVEQEQRVTEDARIAAQQEVTAQRYAVHILQKKHEKAMASVAEMEKRVRMAESMLEATLQYESGQAKAQRSPRSAHPPESPQIGRRIGLLSFGLGWRDRNKEKSLTDEELSEGKSQSYTEQPRKNES
- the LOC130827666 gene encoding uncharacterized protein LOC130827666 isoform X1, with amino-acid sequence MQETKRKEIRTWGPIRPNLDSIQKMMCARIKNRAFLAVNDDDHVSSIQKHLPCIDEEIHEIERDKEKSLDDIDESFFPWKAELESLVQGGVPKSLRGEVWQAFLGVQGRRVESYYQKLLSSEMDASDSSTANASEIWKKQIEKDLPRTFPGHPALDEEGRNSLRRILTAYARHNPSVGYCQAMNFFAGLLLLLMPEENAFWSLVGVIDDCFNGCYTHEMIESQVDQLVFDELMRERFPKLVNHLDYLGVEVAWISGSWFLSIFVNMLPWESVLRVWDVLLFEGNRVMLFRTALALMELYGPALATTEDAGDAVTLLQSLTGSTFDSSQLVLTACMGFLTVTEARLEELRTKHRPSVLGIIEENSKGSPVSQSSKSIASKLYSFKHDAQSLIKDPNTNKGFDGNLINSMGSKVNSSPSNFDELMCDLSIDSTINSVPDLQEQVAWLKVELCQLMEDKRLATLRAEELETAFLEMVKQDNRLELSAKVEQLEQEVALLQQALSDKQEQERAMLQVLLRVEQEQRVTEDARIAAQQEVTAQRYAVHILQKKHEKAMASVAEMEKRVRMAESMLEATLQYESGQAKAQRSPRSAHPPESPQIGRRIGLLSFGLGWRDRNKEKSLTDEELSEGKSQSYTEQPRKNES